The Phyllostomus discolor isolate MPI-MPIP mPhyDis1 chromosome 4, mPhyDis1.pri.v3, whole genome shotgun sequence genome window below encodes:
- the NIFK gene encoding MKI67 FHA domain-interacting nucleolar phosphoprotein isoform X3, which yields MAVFAGPAKPLLSLNPQEEAEFHKEVAQVRRRATKQQKQEKEKLTPGVIYVGHLPPALYETQIRAYFSQFGTVTRFRLSRSKKTGNSKGYAFVEFESEDVAKIVAETMNNYLFGERLLKCHFMPPEKVHEELFREWHIPFKKPSYPAVKRYNQNRTLLQKLRMEERFKKKEKLLRKRLAKKGIDYNFPSLILHKKEKSNASNTDLCKSTNSQDPTPVCTPTFLEKRKSEVAEMNDNEDNEIVFKQPLSGIKEETQETKTPTRSRKKR from the exons ATGGCGGTTTTTGCAGGCCCAGCCAAGCCGCTTCTGTCCCTGAACCCGCAGGAGGAGGCCGAGTTTCACAAGGAAGTGGCTCAGGTTCGCCGGCGCGCAACTAAG CAacagaagcaagaaaaagaaaaacttactcCTGGAGTAATTTATGTGGGCCACCTCCCTCCAGCACTTTATGAAACCCAGATCCGAGCATATTTCTCGCAGTTTGGCACTGTTACAAGATTCAGATTGTCCAGAAGTAAAAAA ACTGGAAATAGTAAAGGCTATGCCTTTGTGGAGTTTGAATCTGAAGATGTTGCCAAGATAGTTGCTGAAACAATGAATAATTACCTTTTTGGTGAAAGACTCTTAAAGT GTCATTTTATGCCACCTGAGAAAGTACATGAGGAACTTTTCAGAGAGTGGCATATTCCGTTTAAGAAGCCATCATATCCAGCAGTGAAAAGGTATAATCAGAATAGGACACTTCTTCAAAAGCTGCGGATGGAGGAGcgattcaaaaaaaaagaaaaattactcagGAAGAGATTAGCTAAGAAAGGAATTGATTATAACTTTCCTTCATTG ATTTtacataaaaaggagaaaagcaatgCTTCAAACACTGATCTTTGTAAATCCACAAATAGCcag GACCCCACACCAGTTTGTACACCAACATTTTTGGAGAAACGAAAATCTGAAGTGGCTGAAATGAATGATAATGAAGATAATGAAATAGTTTTCAAACAGCCCTTATCTGgcataaaagaagaaacacaagaaaCTAAAACACCTACACgttcaaggaaaaaaagatga
- the NIFK gene encoding MKI67 FHA domain-interacting nucleolar phosphoprotein isoform X1: MAVFAGPAKPLLSLNPQEEAEFHKEVAQVRRRATKQQKQEKEKLTPGVIYVGHLPPALYETQIRAYFSQFGTVTRFRLSRSKKTGNSKGYAFVEFESEDVAKIVAETMNNYLFGERLLKCHFMPPEKVHEELFREWHIPFKKPSYPAVKRYNQNRTLLQKLRMEERFKKKEKLLRKRLAKKGIDYNFPSLILHKKEKSNASNTDLCKSTNSQVLPRKKEKKVSATPNTLQKTVSSQDPTPVCTPTFLEKRKSEVAEMNDNEDNEIVFKQPLSGIKEETQETKTPTRSRKKR, from the exons ATGGCGGTTTTTGCAGGCCCAGCCAAGCCGCTTCTGTCCCTGAACCCGCAGGAGGAGGCCGAGTTTCACAAGGAAGTGGCTCAGGTTCGCCGGCGCGCAACTAAG CAacagaagcaagaaaaagaaaaacttactcCTGGAGTAATTTATGTGGGCCACCTCCCTCCAGCACTTTATGAAACCCAGATCCGAGCATATTTCTCGCAGTTTGGCACTGTTACAAGATTCAGATTGTCCAGAAGTAAAAAA ACTGGAAATAGTAAAGGCTATGCCTTTGTGGAGTTTGAATCTGAAGATGTTGCCAAGATAGTTGCTGAAACAATGAATAATTACCTTTTTGGTGAAAGACTCTTAAAGT GTCATTTTATGCCACCTGAGAAAGTACATGAGGAACTTTTCAGAGAGTGGCATATTCCGTTTAAGAAGCCATCATATCCAGCAGTGAAAAGGTATAATCAGAATAGGACACTTCTTCAAAAGCTGCGGATGGAGGAGcgattcaaaaaaaaagaaaaattactcagGAAGAGATTAGCTAAGAAAGGAATTGATTATAACTTTCCTTCATTG ATTTtacataaaaaggagaaaagcaatgCTTCAAACACTGATCTTTGTAAATCCACAAATAGCcag GTGTTAcctaggaagaaggaaaaaaaggtttCAGCCACACCTAACACTCTTCAGAAGACTGTGAGCAGCCAG GACCCCACACCAGTTTGTACACCAACATTTTTGGAGAAACGAAAATCTGAAGTGGCTGAAATGAATGATAATGAAGATAATGAAATAGTTTTCAAACAGCCCTTATCTGgcataaaagaagaaacacaagaaaCTAAAACACCTACACgttcaaggaaaaaaagatga
- the NIFK gene encoding MKI67 FHA domain-interacting nucleolar phosphoprotein isoform X2, which translates to MAVFAGPAKPLLSLNPQEEAEFHKEVAQVRRRATKQQKQEKEKLTPGVIYVGHLPPALYETQIRAYFSQFGTVTRFRLSRSKKTGNSKGYAFVEFESEDVAKIVAETMNNYLFGERLLKCHFMPPEKVHEELFREWHIPFKKPSYPAVKRYNQNRTLLQKLRMEERFKKKEKLLRKRLAKKGIDYNFPSLVLPRKKEKKVSATPNTLQKTVSSQDPTPVCTPTFLEKRKSEVAEMNDNEDNEIVFKQPLSGIKEETQETKTPTRSRKKR; encoded by the exons ATGGCGGTTTTTGCAGGCCCAGCCAAGCCGCTTCTGTCCCTGAACCCGCAGGAGGAGGCCGAGTTTCACAAGGAAGTGGCTCAGGTTCGCCGGCGCGCAACTAAG CAacagaagcaagaaaaagaaaaacttactcCTGGAGTAATTTATGTGGGCCACCTCCCTCCAGCACTTTATGAAACCCAGATCCGAGCATATTTCTCGCAGTTTGGCACTGTTACAAGATTCAGATTGTCCAGAAGTAAAAAA ACTGGAAATAGTAAAGGCTATGCCTTTGTGGAGTTTGAATCTGAAGATGTTGCCAAGATAGTTGCTGAAACAATGAATAATTACCTTTTTGGTGAAAGACTCTTAAAGT GTCATTTTATGCCACCTGAGAAAGTACATGAGGAACTTTTCAGAGAGTGGCATATTCCGTTTAAGAAGCCATCATATCCAGCAGTGAAAAGGTATAATCAGAATAGGACACTTCTTCAAAAGCTGCGGATGGAGGAGcgattcaaaaaaaaagaaaaattactcagGAAGAGATTAGCTAAGAAAGGAATTGATTATAACTTTCCTTCATTG GTGTTAcctaggaagaaggaaaaaaaggtttCAGCCACACCTAACACTCTTCAGAAGACTGTGAGCAGCCAG GACCCCACACCAGTTTGTACACCAACATTTTTGGAGAAACGAAAATCTGAAGTGGCTGAAATGAATGATAATGAAGATAATGAAATAGTTTTCAAACAGCCCTTATCTGgcataaaagaagaaacacaagaaaCTAAAACACCTACACgttcaaggaaaaaaagatga